The Tenacibaculum sp. MAR_2010_89 sequence TTGCTTTTCTTCGTATTTTTTTAATAATTCTTTCATCTTATATAAATTTATGTTCAACTATATGTTCTTTCTCTTAATTCGTTAAAACTTGTTATTCTAAAAAATTTACCCCAATGGGGAGTTAAAGTTGATCCATTTTTATATACTATTAATTATTACTAACGTACAAACTTACTGTAAAAATATGATTGCTCAAACTGTTAAAAGTTAATTATTTGGATAAAAAATTTCACCAGAAGAATGGTCTTTTGCTGCCCCAGTTACTGATGCTAAACAATTAACCTGATTTTCAACACGTAACAATCCTAAAAAAGCAAAAATTAAAGCTTCCTTATAATCTACAAGTTCTTTTTTAGGTAAAACTACTCTTTGATTTGTGTAGAATTTTATTTGTTCTATTAAAAATGCATTAAAAACACCTCCTCCAGTAAATAAAGTTCTGGAAGATTCTTTTATTATTGAACCAATTTGTATAGCTACATGCTCAATAAAAGTTCTTAATATAGATGGAATATCTTTTTCATTTTTATCAATTAGAGGATAAATAAACTCTTTAACCCATTCCAATCCTAATGATTTTGGAGATACTGCCTTATAAAACGACAAATTATTTAACGCTTCTAATAATTCTTTATTTATTAATCCTTTAGATGCTAAATGACCACCATCATCATATTCTAAACCAATTTTTCTTGTATAATAATTAAGTACAATATTAACTGGACAAATATCAAAAGCTAATCGTTCATTACCTTTCTCAAATGAAACATTTGCAAAACCACCTAGATTTACACAATACTCATAATTTGAAAATAATAACTTGTCACCTATTGGAACCAAAGGAGCTCCTTGCCCTCCATATTCTACATCTTGACTTCTAAAATCGCATATAACTTTTTGTTGAGTAACATTAGCTATTATTTGTCCATTGCCTATTTGTAAAGTAAATCCTTTATCAGGTTGATGTAAAATAGTATGTCCATGCGATGCAATAAAATCAATTTTCTCAATGCCTTTTTCTTGTATAAATTTTTTAATAACCTTTCCTAAAAAATTACCATATAACACATCTAGTTCAATTAATTTTTCTTTTGAAAAAGAAATAGCTTCTTCTAACCGTTTTCTCCAAATTTTAGAATAAGAAATGGTTTCAGAAAACAAAATTTCAAACTCCTGAAAATTAGACTTCTTAAACTCAACATAAACCAAATCTATTCCATCTAAAGAAGTTCCTGACATCAAACCAATAATCCTATAAGAGTCTTCTAACATATTCAGTAAAAATATAAAAATTCATTGAATATTTCACATTAAAAAAGTATCTTTGGAAACATTTTTTACGAATTTAATAAACATTAATAGGTAATGGATTTTAATCTTACAGAAGAGCATTTAATGATTCGTGATGCTGCACGCGATTTTGCACAGAACGAATTATTACCAGGAGTAATTGAAAGAGACGAGAAACAAGAATTTCCAAACGAACTAGTTCGTAAAATGGGAGAACTAGGTTTTATGGGGATTATGGTAGATCCTAAATATGGAGGAAGTGGAATGGATAGCGTTTCTTACGTATTGATTATGGAAGAGTTATCTAAAATTGATGCTTCTGCATCTGTAATGGTATCGGTAAATAACTCATTAGTTTGTTACGGTTTGGAGGCTTACGGTAATGAAGAGCAAAAACAAAAATACTTAACAAAATTAGCTACTGGTGAACAAATTGGTGCTTTTTGTTTAAGTGAACCTGAAGCTGGTAGTGATGCTACTTCACAAGCAACTACTGCCGAAGATAAAGGTGATCACTATTTATTAAATGGTACAAAAAACTGGATAACTAACGGTGGTCGTGCTGACGTTTTTTTAGTGATAGCGCAAACAGATCGTAGTAAAAAACATAGAGGTATTAACGCTTTTATTGTTGAAAAAGGTATGGAAGGTTTTCATATTGGTCCAAAAGAAGATAAATTAGGAATTC is a genomic window containing:
- a CDS encoding acyl-CoA dehydrogenase; protein product: MDFNLTEEHLMIRDAARDFAQNELLPGVIERDEKQEFPNELVRKMGELGFMGIMVDPKYGGSGMDSVSYVLIMEELSKIDASASVMVSVNNSLVCYGLEAYGNEEQKQKYLTKLATGEQIGAFCLSEPEAGSDATSQATTAEDKGDHYLLNGTKNWITNGGRADVFLVIAQTDRSKKHRGINAFIVEKGMEGFHIGPKEDKLGIRGSDTHTLQFNDVKVPKENRIGEDGFGFKFAMKTLSGGRIGIAAQALGIASGGYELALKYSKERKAFGTEICNHQAIAFKLADMYTEISAARHLVMKAACDKDAGINYDQSGAMAKLYASKVAMEQTVEAVQIHGGNGFVKEYHVERLMRDAKITQIYEGTSEIQKIVISRSLIKG
- a CDS encoding anhydro-N-acetylmuramic acid kinase; this translates as MLEDSYRIIGLMSGTSLDGIDLVYVEFKKSNFQEFEILFSETISYSKIWRKRLEEAISFSKEKLIELDVLYGNFLGKVIKKFIQEKGIEKIDFIASHGHTILHQPDKGFTLQIGNGQIIANVTQQKVICDFRSQDVEYGGQGAPLVPIGDKLLFSNYEYCVNLGGFANVSFEKGNERLAFDICPVNIVLNYYTRKIGLEYDDGGHLASKGLINKELLEALNNLSFYKAVSPKSLGLEWVKEFIYPLIDKNEKDIPSILRTFIEHVAIQIGSIIKESSRTLFTGGGVFNAFLIEQIKFYTNQRVVLPKKELVDYKEALIFAFLGLLRVENQVNCLASVTGAAKDHSSGEIFYPNN